From the Flavobacterium galactosidilyticum genome, one window contains:
- a CDS encoding DNA cytosine methyltransferase, which produces MNYIDHINTILKPQITEKEVVLDLFAGCGGLSLGFEAAGYKTIGFEMEIAASETYKKNLVGECHAIKLDLSFEYPKADIIIGGPPCQPFSVGGNQKGIEDARDGFPLFIDAVQKLKPKVFMFENVRGLLYSNKWYFEIVIKELQKLGYFIDYKLLNAVNFGVPQNRERLFVIGHRSRFDFPKHNPNKVTVGEAIGDTMHTTPPESKFFTASMDTYVAKYEKASSCVNPRDLYPTKPARTLTCRNLAGATGDMQRVRLEDGRRRRLLHNEAARLQSFPDWFEFVGNETQRFNQIGNAVPPLLAYQIALALKECYQREDQFSPEEILEKKIQANNMLTLF; this is translated from the coding sequence ATGAATTATATAGACCACATAAACACTATACTTAAGCCACAAATAACTGAAAAAGAAGTTGTACTTGACTTATTTGCAGGTTGTGGAGGTTTATCATTAGGTTTTGAAGCTGCTGGTTACAAAACTATAGGTTTTGAAATGGAAATTGCTGCCTCTGAAACTTATAAAAAAAATCTTGTGGGAGAATGTCATGCAATAAAACTTGACCTATCATTTGAATATCCTAAAGCTGACATTATAATAGGCGGACCACCTTGTCAACCATTTAGTGTTGGAGGAAATCAAAAAGGGATTGAAGATGCAAGAGATGGATTTCCGTTGTTTATTGACGCTGTTCAAAAATTGAAACCAAAAGTTTTCATGTTTGAAAATGTACGTGGGCTTTTATACTCTAATAAATGGTACTTTGAAATAGTTATAAAAGAACTTCAAAAGTTAGGTTACTTTATTGATTATAAACTATTAAATGCTGTTAACTTTGGCGTTCCACAAAATCGTGAAAGACTTTTTGTTATTGGACATCGAAGTAGGTTTGATTTTCCAAAACACAACCCAAACAAAGTTACTGTCGGTGAAGCTATTGGAGATACAATGCATACAACTCCACCTGAAAGTAAATTTTTCACGGCTTCAATGGATACTTATGTTGCAAAATATGAAAAAGCTTCTTCGTGTGTAAATCCAAGAGATTTATATCCTACTAAACCTGCAAGAACATTAACATGTAGAAATCTTGCTGGTGCAACTGGTGATATGCAACGTGTAAGACTTGAAGACGGAAGACGTAGAAGATTATTACATAACGAAGCTGCAAGGCTTCAAAGTTTTCCAGATTGGTTCGAGTTTGTCGGTAATGAAACTCAACGATTTAATCAAATTGGTAATGCAGTTCCTCCGCTTTTGGCTTATCAAATAGCATTAGCTTTAAAGGAATGTTACCAAAGGGAAGATCAATTTTCACCAGAAGAAATTTTAGAAAAAAAAATACAAGCTAACAATATGCTTACTCTATTTTAA
- a CDS encoding IS91 family transposase: MQPRFEVADVLRKLGTRIETLGLNTWQLRTLSALKRCRTSELGGHIDACDGCGKIRISYNSCRNRHCPKCQGNKREDWIQARATELLPVPYFHVVFTLPDSINSLAIHQPKMVYDILFEATWETLGQFGKTKDIQTGMIAVLHTWGQQLSLHPHLHCIVPGGGVNKEGKWQNSRMDGKFLFPVKALSKVFKAKYCEKLKAKEPIKYEQIRQELWRKPWVVFAKKPFGSPKTVVEYLGRYTHKIAISNHRIKNIDNQNVTFDYKDYRVAGAKKQMTLTHGEFIRRFSLHVLPKRFVKIRHYGFLSSSWKRQKLKLLQEKLKVKTLEKVEKKPFLPKCPCCKTGNLHRIAVFDQRGPPAWYLGGSQSATSCES, translated from the coding sequence ATGCAGCCCAGGTTTGAAGTAGCCGATGTGCTGAGAAAGCTTGGAACAAGAATTGAAACTTTAGGATTAAACACTTGGCAACTCCGAACTTTATCTGCCCTAAAACGCTGTAGAACATCAGAACTAGGTGGCCATATTGATGCCTGTGATGGTTGCGGAAAAATCAGGATCAGTTACAACAGTTGCCGCAATCGGCATTGCCCAAAGTGTCAGGGTAACAAGCGAGAAGATTGGATTCAGGCAAGAGCCACTGAGCTTTTGCCAGTACCTTATTTTCATGTGGTTTTTACCTTGCCAGATAGTATTAATTCTTTAGCAATTCATCAGCCCAAAATGGTTTATGACATTTTGTTTGAAGCGACTTGGGAAACGCTAGGACAATTTGGTAAAACCAAGGATATACAGACTGGAATGATAGCCGTTTTGCACACTTGGGGACAGCAATTGAGTTTGCATCCGCACTTGCATTGTATTGTTCCTGGTGGAGGAGTGAATAAAGAAGGGAAATGGCAAAATAGCAGAATGGATGGTAAATTCTTGTTTCCAGTAAAAGCTTTATCAAAAGTTTTTAAGGCGAAATATTGCGAAAAACTCAAAGCAAAAGAGCCGATTAAATACGAACAAATACGTCAAGAATTATGGAGAAAACCTTGGGTAGTTTTTGCAAAGAAGCCTTTTGGAAGTCCAAAGACTGTGGTAGAATATTTAGGAAGATACACCCATAAAATCGCCATTAGCAACCATCGAATAAAAAATATCGACAATCAAAACGTCACTTTTGATTACAAGGATTATCGGGTAGCGGGAGCAAAGAAGCAAATGACGCTCACTCACGGGGAATTTATCAGGCGGTTTTCATTGCATGTTTTGCCCAAACGTTTTGTAAAAATCCGTCATTATGGCTTTTTGAGTAGCAGCTGGAAGCGCCAAAAGTTGAAACTTTTGCAGGAGAAACTCAAGGTTAAAACATTGGAAAAAGTAGAAAAAAAGCCCTTTTTACCCAAATGTCCGTGTTGTAAAACTGGGAATTTACACCGAATAGCGGTTTTTGACCAGCGTGGTCCGCCTGCTTGGTATCTTGGCGGTAGCCAAAGTGCTACTTCCTGTGAAAGTTAA
- a CDS encoding BsuBI/PstI family type II restriction endonuclease has protein sequence MKNYITKSKKSRSVKKIIDEALDILESVGIPLNTKTERGMEKMAVCFLAVAGVKKDWSKAIENANLKSRDIINIVNENFEENISPGSYDDIRRKDLKLLVLADIIINSGVNKGSATNDPTRGYALHPDFKNLITTYKTTDWKNSLKIFNENKPSLAEILSRKRNLEQIPVKLPDGKPLELSLGEHNVLQKEIIEQFLPRFGSDCSVLYIGDTSNKSLHMEIEELKKLNFFELSHDELPDIIAYSKKNNWLYLIEAVHSSGPMSEIRVHQLKKLLKDSKAELIFVTAFLDRAQFRKWVMDVAWETEVWIADNPDHMIHFNGHKFLGAY, from the coding sequence ATGAAAAACTACATCACCAAAAGCAAGAAATCTAGATCGGTTAAAAAAATTATTGACGAAGCTCTTGATATTTTAGAAAGTGTTGGAATTCCTCTAAATACGAAAACTGAAAGAGGGATGGAAAAAATGGCAGTTTGCTTTTTAGCTGTTGCAGGTGTAAAAAAAGATTGGAGTAAAGCGATAGAAAATGCTAATCTTAAATCACGTGACATTATAAATATTGTCAATGAGAACTTTGAAGAAAACATCTCTCCAGGTTCTTATGACGACATTAGAAGAAAAGATTTAAAACTTCTTGTTTTAGCTGATATTATCATTAATAGTGGTGTAAATAAAGGTTCAGCAACAAATGATCCAACTAGAGGCTATGCTTTACATCCTGACTTCAAAAATCTAATTACAACATATAAAACAACTGATTGGAAAAACTCCTTAAAAATTTTTAATGAAAATAAACCTAGTTTAGCAGAAATACTTTCAAGAAAAAGAAATCTTGAGCAAATTCCTGTAAAACTTCCTGACGGTAAGCCTCTTGAACTATCACTTGGAGAACATAATGTTTTACAAAAAGAGATTATTGAGCAATTTTTACCACGTTTTGGTAGCGATTGTTCCGTTCTTTATATTGGTGATACTTCTAATAAATCTTTACACATGGAAATAGAAGAATTGAAGAAACTTAATTTCTTCGAACTATCGCATGATGAACTTCCAGATATCATTGCATATAGCAAGAAAAATAATTGGCTTTATCTTATTGAAGCTGTTCACAGTTCTGGACCAATGAGCGAAATTCGGGTTCACCAATTGAAAAAACTTTTAAAAGACTCTAAAGCGGAATTAATTTTTGTAACGGCTTTTCTTGACAGAGCTCAATTTAGAAAATGGGTAATGGATGTTGCTTGGGAAACCGAAGTTTGGATTGCTGACAATCCAGATCATATGATTCATTTTAATGGACATAAATTTTTAGGAGCATATTAA
- a CDS encoding tyrosine-type recombinase/integrase has protein sequence MLKSEGLAYEYLRLPSIKHEKKLPVVLSKAEVWAMLQGAKLLKHKVLIGLLYGCGLRCMEARSVRLQDLDFDRKQLKVVQGKGKKDRYVPLSVHLIRGLKKYIEAEKPKEYLFNGQPIERSGGDFDNRYSQRGVQWAVKQVAKAVGIIKEVHVHTLRHSYATHLLEDGMDIITLKDLLGHQNIETTIEYLQIAQLESQQKFSPLDTLFAQCSPGLK, from the coding sequence TTGCTAAAATCGGAGGGGTTAGCTTATGAATACTTACGTTTACCTTCTATAAAACACGAGAAAAAACTTCCTGTAGTACTCAGTAAAGCTGAAGTTTGGGCGATGCTCCAAGGGGCTAAATTGCTCAAGCACAAAGTCCTTATCGGTTTGCTTTACGGCTGTGGACTTCGTTGTATGGAAGCACGTTCGGTGCGTTTACAAGATTTAGATTTTGATAGAAAACAACTCAAAGTGGTACAGGGCAAGGGAAAGAAAGACCGTTATGTACCCCTTTCGGTTCATTTAATCCGAGGATTAAAGAAATATATTGAAGCCGAAAAACCCAAAGAGTATCTTTTTAATGGTCAGCCGATAGAGCGATCTGGAGGCGATTTTGACAATCGATACAGCCAGCGCGGCGTACAATGGGCGGTAAAACAAGTCGCCAAAGCCGTTGGGATTATCAAAGAAGTTCATGTACACACACTACGCCATTCCTACGCCACACATTTGCTTGAAGACGGTATGGATATCATAACGCTCAAAGACCTTTTGGGACATCAAAATATAGAAACAACCATAGAATATTTGCAGATTGCTCAATTAGAGAGCCAACAAAAATTTAGTCCGCTTGATACTCTTTTTGCTCAATGCAGCCCAGGTTTGAAGTAG